The following coding sequences lie in one Fusarium poae strain DAOMC 252244 chromosome 1, whole genome shotgun sequence genomic window:
- a CDS encoding hypothetical protein (BUSCO:34065at5125) has translation MPLLPQSVKPRVILGLMTFGPPGSEKLDARIFDSETFNKALDVFQSKGYSEIDTARVYVGGNQEGWTGKETKWKERGLTLDTKVKYPKDPRDNTYDKVIESVETSLKELGTDCIDLLYLHRPDRGVPFAETLEAINKLHKDGKFVNFGISNFTAYEVAEVVMTCKYNNWVRPTVYQGMYNCLTRSIESELFVACRRYGLDIVVYNPIAGGLLSGKIKSMDIKPESGRFSDQSGIGNTYRQRYFRESTFKALNVIEQAVEKNGLSMLETALRWMVHHSKLKIKDGNDGIILGMSRVEQLEENLEILEKGPLPDEVVEALDQAWLYSKADTTNYWHGELEYTYDVHEALFGASAK, from the exons ATGCCTCTCCTACCTCAAAGCGTAAAGCCCCGCGTTATCCTTGGTCTTATGACCTTTGGACCTCCCGGCAGTGAGAAGCTCGATGCTCGTATCTTTGACTCGGAGACCTTTAACAAGGCACTCGACGTCTTCCAGAGTAAGGGCTACAGTGAGATCGACACTGCGCGTGTGTATGTTGGCGGAAACCAGGAGGGATGGACTGGTAAAGAGACCAAATGGAAGGAGAGGGGACTTACCCTCGATACCAAGGTCAAGTATCCCAAGGACCCTCGCGACAACACCTACGACAAGGTCATTGAGTCAGTTGAGACGAGTCTGAAGGAGCTAGGAACTGACTGCATTGAT CTTCTCTACCTCCACCGTCCTGACCGCGGTGTTCCTTTTGCTGAGACCCTCGAGGCCATCAATAAGCTTCACAAGGATGGAAAGTTTGTAAACTTTGGTATCAGCAACTTCACCGCGTACGAGGTTGCCGAGGTTGTCATGACCTGCAAGTACAACAACTGGGTTCGACCTACAGTCTACCAGGGCATGTACAACTGCCTCACTCGTTCCATCGAGTCGGAGCTCTTTGTGGCCTGCAGAAGATACGGCCTCGATATTGTCGTTTACAACCCTATTGCTGGTGGTCTCTTATCCGGAAAGATCAAGTCGATGGACATCAAGCCCGAAAGTGGTCGTTTCTCCGACCAGTCTGGCATCGGTAATACATACCGACAGCGTTACTTCAGAGAGAGCACATTCAAGGCTCTTAACGTTATTGAGCAGGCCGTGGAGAAGAATGGGTTAAGTATGCTGGAGACAGCGCTGCGATGGATGGTACACCACTCCAAGCTGAAAATCAAGGACGGCAACGATGGAATTATTCTGGGTATGTCCAGGGTGGAGCAGCTGGAGGAAAACCTGGAGATTCTTGAGAAGGGACCTCTTCCCGATGAAGTGGTTGAGGCACTTGACCAGGCCTGGCTGTACTCCAAGGCAGACACGACTAATTACTGGCACGGGGAGTTGGAGTATACTTATGATGTGCACGAGGCTCTGTTTGGAGCATCGGCCAAGTAA
- the IMP3 gene encoding Small subunit (SSU) processome component (BUSCO:49463at5125) has translation MVRKLKHHESKLLRKTDFITYKGDNGHRDKAVMRRYMIQKPEDYHKYNRLCGSLRQLAHRLSLLPPDNAARRKHEELLLNKLYDMGVLSSSSKLSAIENSVTVSAFARRRLPVLMTRLRMAETVQAATKMIEQGHVRVGTETVTDPAYLVTRGMEDFVTWTVGSKIKRNIMKYRDQLDDFELL, from the exons ATGGTCCGAAAACTCAAGCATCACGAGTCGAAGCTTCTGCGAAAGACAGACTTCATCACATACAAAGGCGACAATGGCCATCGCGACAAGGCCGTCATGCGACGGTACATGATCCAAAAGCCCGAGGACTACCACAAGTATAACCGTCTCTGTGGT TCTCTGCGCCAACTCGCTCATCGTCTATCCCTCCTCCCTCCTGACAACGCAGCCCGCCGCAAGCACGAGGAGCTGCTTCTCAACAAGCTCTACGACATGGGCGTTctttcatcctcctcaaagcTTTCCGCCATCGAGAACAGCGTCACCGTCAGCGCCTTTGCGCGCCGCCGACTTCCCGTCCTCATGACCAGACTACGCATGGCTGAGACTGTGCAGGCAGCGACCAAGATGATTGAGCAGGGCCACGTGCGCGTGGGAACCGAGACAGTCACCGACCCGGCCTACCTAGTTACGAGAGGTATGGAGGACTTTGTGACATGGACTGTGGGCAGCAAGATCAAGAGGAACATCATGAAGTACCGAGACCAGCTTGATGATTTCGAGTTGCTGTAG
- a CDS encoding hypothetical protein (TransMembrane:10 (i196-218o230-249i297-318o330-348i355-372o387-403i424-445o465-484i491-511o517-539i)~BUSCO:34380at5125), whose amino-acid sequence MSRRNNREQEASLLQGRDRVSLDSDSDSDSDSSTSSSDDTTCEPASASTARPRTVGARGTADHPSDASDLDTKRHNRTKNTKSKSKIDSEGLELDDMNPNDLRRPNYHRHGDGKSGEPLLFKEDDPERGRAGYSPTSDTGRRPSQGSRASSEDDLPYHPNEMMGRPSMSRRSTMRSRSPQTAAEAAADSTKQRYTYAGFFLIVSLVAFCVQTELSAYIQHDLGWDKAYCMMYFTHGSWVVLWPIQLLILRFQKRDVPWPIFWKRHKHQLRTTAIMIEKQTLDVFHISIQHRARPVRYFVRFTAIITCALTVAGLSWYIAVSLTTPSDLTAIYNCSAFFAYVFSVPLLHEPLRLDKSVAVLIAIGGVLVVAYGDTKEGAESVEASNRFFGNLVIGIGSVLYGLYEVLYKRYACPPEGCSPGRGMIFANTFGSLIGLFTLTVLWIPLPLLDFFNIEKFEIPEASTCWLILLAVLSNATFSGSFLVLISLTSPVLSSVAALLTIFLVAIVDWMITGEPLSFAAIVGGAMIIVAFLGLTWSTYREMKEHAAREPVADFTDSDKDGDIDSDDD is encoded by the coding sequence ATGTCTCGCCGCAATAACAGAGAACAAGAGGCCAGTCTCCTGCAAGGTCGCGATCGAGTATCCCTAGATTCAGATTCGGATTCGGATTCGGATTCTTCCACCTCATCCAGTGACGATACCACATGCGAACCAGCTTCAGCCTCTACTGCCAGACCAAGAACTGTTGGCGCCCGTGGCACCGCCGACCATCCGAGCGACGCTTCCGATCTTGACACGAAACGCCACAATCGCACCAAGAATACCAAGTCAAAATCAAAAATTGATAGCGAAGGGTTGGAGTTGGACGATATGAATCCCAATGATCTTCGTCGCCCAAACTACCATCGTCACGGCGATGGTAAGTCTGGCGAACCCCTTCTTTTTAAGGAGGATGACCCCGAGCGCGGTCGCGCTGGCTATTCGCCTACCAGCGATACCGGACGACGACCCAGCCAGGGATCAAGGGCGTCCAGCGAGGATGATCTCCCTTATCATCCAAATGAGATGATGGGACGTCCAAGTATGAGCCGACGATCCACAATGCGTAGCCGAAGCCCTCAAACCGCTGCTGAAGCTGCCGCGGATTCGACCAAGCAGAGGTACACGTACGCAGGGttcttcctcatcgtcaGTTTGGTCGCATTCTGCGTCCAGACGGAACTGAGCGCATATATTCAACATGATCTTGGCTGGGACAAAGCATATTGTATGATGTATTTCACTCACGGTTCTTGGGTTGTTTTATGGCCCATTCAGCTCCTTATTCTACGCTTTCAGAAGCGTGATGTGCCATGGCCCATCTTCTGGAAAAGACACAAGCACCAATTGCGCACCACTGCCATTATGATTGAGAAGCAGACCCTCGATGTATTCCATATATCGATCCAGCACCGCGCCCGACCCGTCCGGTACTTTGTTCGTTTCACCGCTATCATTACCTGCGCCCTGACCGTCGCTGGGCTGAGTTGGTACATTGCTGTTAGTCTGACGACGCCCTCGGATCTGACGGCGATCTACAACTGCTCCGCCTTCTTCGCATACGTTTTTTCTGTTCCACTACTTCATGAGCCACTGCGTCTCGATAAATCGGTTGCCGTTCTTATTGCTATTGGCGGTGTCCTCGTCGTTGCTTATGGTGATACCAAGGAGGGAGCCGAGAGCGTCGAAGCTAGTAACAGATTCTTTGGTAACCTTGTCATTGGCATCGGTTCCGTTCTCTATGGTCTCTACGAGGTCTTGTACAAGAGATATGCCTGCCCGCCCGAGGGCTGCTCTCCTGGTCGGGGCATGATTTTTGCCAACACGTTCGGATCCTTGATCGGTCTTTTCACACTCACGGTCCTTTGGATtcctcttccactccttgaTTTCTTTAACATCGAAAAGTTCGAGATACCCGAAGCTTCGACCTGCTGGCTCATCCTTCTTGCTGTTCTTTCCAACGCCACCTTCAGCGGTTCATTCCTCGTTCTTATTTCCCTGACATCGCCTGTCCTGTCGTCGGTGGCTGCGCTTCTCACCATTTTTCTTGTCGCCATCGTTGATTGGATGATCACCGGGGAGCCCTTGAGCTTTGCCGCCATTGTTGGAGGTGCGATGATTATCGTGGCTTTCCTGGGCTTGACTTGGAGCACATATCGCGAGATGAAGGAGCACGCAGCGAGGGAGCCAGTTGCCGATTTCACAGACAGTGACAAGGACGGCGATATTGACAGCGATGATGACTAA
- a CDS encoding hypothetical protein (BUSCO:8941at5125) — protein MRAQLARHARRVLIQQVRSPSCAVYSTPLRRTRLPRTINNGYSRRYFLEALFSKAPREIRQPEFEPGWQQIMIWRSRMLDNLRPPPPQELVQAWRSFFEGKLSSRRPLNGTQAMQCSRLLPYLVAQRQFPFSAKIEIADVINALNVLCRLRPRERTTEHLNLANALWTAVEDPRMHEKPGWTTRGGLWCTFIEVLCLYGGSKEALQMIYDKKDEVMQYCDKKTKNPILWMCQGLAREGHEEDLVNFVNWAQENGYPFEKHIQRVMVNFFAEKDRVEETKYWFEKPILSGTRSNLVIPLIAHFAARNNLQDWAVPYFLEIGEMLNKKPEKHYWDSLLQAILIIGKGLPEVEKMMSRMESSHESFKSNTATINSLLRAGLELKDMLLVEEILSLAADKGIPIDGESHLILMEMRLEAGYIPGVHAAYKKVTHHEPWHAKPDLWWDFGRLVNNFMMTLTTQTTPNFKLIGEIVEMCEENQVLLEPSTVASLCIRLLENEKHYEVMDILSVHAFQFSAAERETIQEAFTNFCTDLKTSTSRAWNGYQILRQFFQDLSFDHRVQLMESFFDRKRPDMASHVFGHMRQHRNNDYHPKRETYITFFERFSRCPDDESLEIVHNMLKMDTTVVPNTKLYTSLMLAYASCGKSSQALDFWQSITASAEGPSYASLEAVFWALERTPRGSIQSHLIWKRIESMEVDVPRSVYNAYVGAVAGSGELEKVQDMLIRMSVVTGQEPDAMTLGIAFNALPGQQLQADLKAWAQGRYSEAWAALESKGKRLNQDSLCQYKLNRILRA, from the exons ATGAGGGCGCAATTGGCCCGCCATGCTCGACGGGTCCTCATCCAGCAAGTCCGATCCCCGTCTTGCGCCGTCTATTCCACTCCCCTTCGCCGAACACGGTTACCTAGAACAATAAACAATGGCTACTCACGGCGATACTTCCTCGAAGCCCTGTTCTCTAAAGCACCCCGAGAGATTCGCCAACCCGAATTCGAACCAGGATGGCAGCAGATTATGATTTGGAGGAGTCGCATGCTCGACAACTTACGtcctccaccaccacaaGAGCTTGTTCAGGCCTGGAGGTCTTTCTTTGAAGGAAAGCTTTCCAGTCGAAGGCCATTGAACGGTACTCAGGCAATGCAATGCAGCCGACTGCTCCCTTACCTCGTGGCACAACGGCAATTTCCCTTTTCAGCAAAGATTGAGATCGCCGATGTTATAAATGCCCTCAACGTTCTTTGCAGACTTCGACCTCGCGAACGAACTACCGAACATCTTAACCTGGCCAATGCTCTTTGGACTGCCGTTGAAGATCCCCGGATGCACGAAAAACCCGGCTGGACAACTCGCGGTGGATTATGGTGTACCTTTATCGAAGTGCTGTGTCTCTACGGTGGATCAAAAGAGGCTCTCCAAATGATATACGATAAAAAGGACGAGGTAATGCAGTATTGCGACAAAAAAACGAAAAACCCGATATTATGGATGTGCCAGGGGTTGGCTCGAGAAGGCCACGAAGAGGATCTTGTCAACTTTGTCAACTGGGCGCAAGAAAATGGCTATCCATTTGAAAAACACATCCAGCGTGTAATGGTCAACTTCTTTGCTGAGAAGGACCGGGTCGAGGAGACGAAGTACTGGTTTGAGAAGCCTATTCTATCTGGAACTCGCTCCAACCTCGTCATACCACTCATCGCTCACTTCGCTGCCCGCAACAACCTCCAGGATTGGGCGGTTCCATATTTCCTTGAAATCGGCGAAATGCTCAACAAGAAGCCAGAAAAACATTACTGGGATAGCTTACTGCAGGCAatcctcatcatcggaaAAGGCCTGCCCGAAGTGGAAAAGATGATGTCCAGAATGGAAAGCTCACACGAGTCTTTCAAGTCTAACACGGCCACCATTAACAGCCTTCTTCGAGCTGGACTTGAGTTGAAAGACATGTTATTAGTCGAAGAGATTCTTTCGCTCGCTGCCGACAAGGGTATCCCAATTGATGGTGAATCTCACCTCATTCTCATGGAGATGCGACTTGAAGCGGGCTATATACCTGGTGTCCATGCGGCGTACAAGAAAGTTACGCACCATGAGCCCTGGCATGCTAAGCCTGATTTATGGTGGGACTTTGGCCGGCTGGTAAACAATTTCATGATGACTCTCACTACCCAGACGACACCAAATTTCAAGCTCATTGGTGAAATAGTCGAAATGTGCGAGGAGAATCAAGTGCTCCTCGAGCCTAGCACGGTGGCTTCTTTATGCATTCGGCTCTTGGAGAATGAGAAGCACTACGAAGTGATGGACATTCTATCTGTTCACGCCTTTCAGTTCAGTGCTGCCGAGCGAGAAACTATTCAGGAGGCATTTACCAACTTCTGTACGGATCTCAAAACAAGCACGTCAAGAGCATGGAATGGTTATCAAATCTTGCGACAGTTCTTCCAAGATCTCAGTTTCGACCACCGTGTGCAGCTTATGGAGTCATTCTTTGACCGCAAGCGTCCAGACATGGCATCTCATGTCTTTGGCCATATGCGACAGCATCGAAATAACGACTACCATCCTAAGCGGGAGACATACATCACCTTTTTCGAAAGATTCTCAAGGTGTCCTGATGACGAGTCCTTGGAAATTGTCCATAACATGTTGAAAATGGACACAACAGTGGTGCCCAACACTAAGCTTTACACTTCTCTCATGTTGGCCTACGCATCTTGTGGCAAGTCCAGTCAGGCATTGGACTTTTGGCAGTCAATCACAGCCTCTGCCGAAGGGCCATCTTATGCAAGTCTGGAAGCAGTCTTTTGGGCACTTGAGCGCACACCCAGAGGTTCAATTCAATCTCATCTCATTTGGAAACGAATTGAAAGCATGGAGGTAGACGTCCCTCGATCAGTATACAATGCCTACGTCGGCGCTGTTGCTGGTAGCGGAGAGCTGGAAAAGGTTCAGGATATGCTCATAAGGATGAGCGTGGTGACTGGACAGGAACCAGATGCAATGAC ATTGGGCATTGCGTTCAATGCTCTTCCGGGACAGCAGCTACAAGCGGATTTGAAGGCATGGGCCCAGGGGCGATATTCTGAGGCGTGGGCCGCTCTCGAGTCAAAAGGCAAGCGACTTAACCAGGATTCGCTGTGTCAATACAAGCTCAATAGAATATTAAGAGCTTGA